In a genomic window of Strix aluco isolate bStrAlu1 chromosome 3, bStrAlu1.hap1, whole genome shotgun sequence:
- the LOC141921619 gene encoding trace amine-associated receptor 5-like yields the protein MAVTHLASLPEGETFSRVVSEPEEAVGLGQTGMSSDLVPSAEEGMLVTLCYEVNGSCYRTLHPFGVQLAIYLACALGTLITVLGNLLVVIIVSHFKTLHTPTNFLLLSLAVADLLLGLTVLPFSTIRSVERCWYFGDDFCRLHTFLDTLFCLTSIFHLCFISIDRHCAICDPLVYPTKFTIRVTCIYIGVGWAVPMAYTSVFLYTKVNAGLGHFLQDMPCVGSCQLVFNKIWGWLNFPVFFFPCLVMIVLYVKIFTVASKQARLINNMNRSIGSQLHVGASKSERKAAKTLGLAVGVYLLCWLPFNIDTMVDSLLDFITPPVLFDILIWFTYFNSACNPLIYVFSYRWFRKAVKLVLTHGIFCSRTSTVDLYQQ from the exons ATGGCG gttaCTCATTTGGCATCTCTGCCGGAAGGTGAAACCTTTTCCAGGGTTGTGTCAGAGCCAGAGGAGGCAGTGGGACTTGGGCAGACTGGCATGAGCTCAGACCTGGTCCCCAGTGCTGAGGAGGGGATGCTTGTCACCTTGTGCTACGAGGTGAATGGCTCGTGCTACAGGACCTTACACCCCTTTGGGGTCCAGCTGGCCATTTATCTGGCCTGTGCCTTGGGCACGCTGATAACGGTGCTGGGGAACCTGCTTGTTGTCATCATTGTTTCCCATTTCAAAACCCTGCATACCCCCACCAacttcctgctcctctccctcgCTGTTGCCGACCTCCTCCTGGGGCTGACCGTGCTGCCCTTCAGCACCATCCGGTCTGTAGAGcgctgctggtattttggagaTGACTTCTGTAGGCTGCACACCTTTCTGGACACACTCTTTTGCTTGACCTCCATATTTCATCTGTGTTTCATTTCCATTGATCGGCACTGTGCCATCTGTGACCCTTTGGTCTACCCCACCAAGTTCACCATAAGAGTCACCTGCATTTACattggggtggggtgggcagtGCCTATGGCTTATACCTCTGTCTTCCTGTACACTAAAGTGAATGCAGGACTGGGTCATTTTTTGCAAGACATGCCCTGTGTTGGTAGCTGTCAGCTGGTGTTCAACAAGATCTGGGGATGGCTGAACTTCCCAGTATTCTTCTTCCCTTGCCTTGTAATGATAGTTttgtatgttaaaatatttactgtggcTAGCAAGCAAGCCAGGCTGATAAACAACATGAATAGGAGTATTGGCTCTCAGCTACATGTAGGAGCATCCAAgagtgaaagaaaagcagcaaagactCTTGGGCTAGCTGTAGGAGTCTATCTCCTGTGTTGGTTGCCCTTTAATATTGACACCATGGTAGACAGTCTTCTAGATTTCATTACCCCCCCAGTTCTGTTTGACATCCTGATTTGGTTTACTTACTTCAATTCTGCCTGCAATCCCTTGATCTATGTATTTTCCTACCGCTGGTTCAGGAAAGCTGTGAAACTAGTCTTAACTCATGGGATCTTTTGTTCCAGAACATCTACAGTAGACTTGTATCAGCAATGA